One window of the Cryptomeria japonica chromosome 7, Sugi_1.0, whole genome shotgun sequence genome contains the following:
- the LOC131047470 gene encoding ethylene-overproduction protein 1 gives MTRNFILEAMRSLRLTEGCKGHQVYAVNPGEKVAETRMKVDSPKYSARNLEADPPVGNGLCVTKLLEPSINPHLRLVDHVETLASIYGELERASDEEKSGLYLEQSFVFRGLEETKLLRRSLRSARQHASRIHEKIVFSAWLRYEKREEELDENMPPMHCSGRALECPKAALVAGYLPLTIFDPCPCRQPLVDCELASECSTSAAAEEDVVFCIGDGEVACNREKIAALSIPFHAMLFGCFTESQRSRIIFSDNGITLQGMKAVNEFSKTGCLDSLSPQIVLELLSFANKFCCEKMKSACDQHLAGLVYNMHDAEIFIEYGLEENAELLVASCLQVFLRELPKSLQNPQVSNLLCKLKGGKRLAMVGHSSFALYSFLSQVAMENDMASDASVKLLERLRECASSRRQRALALHQLGCVMLERKQYVDAQNWFEAAAEAGHVYSLAGVARAKFKRGHRYSAYKEANGLISCYKPAGWMYQERSLYCCGKEKMMDLNMATELDPTLPYPYRFRAAVLMDENKVHAAIAEINRILGFKVSPDCLELRAWFCLALQDYDGALRDIRALLTLDPNYLMYSGRVPADQLLRLLCQHVEQWTKADCWMQLYDRWSCVDDIGSLAVVHQMLENEPEKGLLRFRQSLLLLRLNCPKAAMRSLRLARKHASSEHEKLVYEGWILYDTGHREEALQKAEESITIQRSFEAFFLKAYALADTSLDPASAANVVVLLEEALKCPSDGLRKGQALNNLGSVYVDCDKLDLAAACYISALNIRHTRAHQGLARVYHLKNDRKTAYEEMTKLIEKARNNASAFEKRSEYCERDMAKADLSMATQLDPLRTYPYRYRAAVLMDDRRENEAISELSKAIAFKTDLQLLHLRGAFHESIGDTEAAVRDCQAALSVDPNHGDTIDLYNRARGRQ, from the exons ATGACGAGGAATTTTATATTGGAGGCGATGAGAAGCCTGAGATTGACGGAGGGCTGTAAGGGGCACCAGGTTTATGCCGTCAACCCCGGGGAAAAGGTTGCTGAAACAAGAATGAAGGTTGACAGTCCCAAGTATTCTGCTAGGAATCTCGAAGCAGACCCACCCGTTGGAAATGG CTTATGTGTAACAAAGTTACTGGAGCCTTCAATTAATCCTCACTTGAGGCTTGTGGACCATGTGGAGACTTTGGCATCAATATATGGAGAACTTGAGAGAGCCTCAGATGAGGAAAAATCTGGCCTATATCTAGAGCAGTCTTTTGTTTTCAGAGGCTTAGAAGAAACTAAATTGCTGCGGCGCAGTTTGCGATCTGCACGCCAGCATGCCTCTCGAATTCATGAGAAAATTGTGTTTTCAGCCTGGCTGAGATATGAAAAACGTGAGGAGGAGCTTGATGAGAATATGCCACCCATGCATTGTAGCGGTAGGGCGTTGGAATGCCCTAAAGCTGCACTAGTTGCTGGATATTTGCCTTTAACTATTTTTGATCCTTGCCCTTGTCGACAACCCTTGGTTGACTGTGAACTGGCATCAGAGTGTTCAACTTCAGCTGCTGCTGAAGAAGATGTTGTGTTTTGCATTGGTGATGGGGAGGTTGCCTGCAATCGTGAGAAAATTGCTGCACTTTCAATTCCCTTTCATGCGATGCTCTTCGGTTGCTTCACCGAGTCACAAAGATCAAGAATAATTTTTTCTGACAATGGGATCACTTTGCAGGGTATGAAGGCTGTGAATGAATTCAGCAAAACAGGTTGTCTGGACTCTCTTTCACCCCAGATTGTGCTTGAGCTTTTGTCATTCGCCAACAAATTCTGTTGTGAAAAGATGAAGTCTGCCTGCGATCAACATCTGGCAGGCCTTGTGTACAATATGCATGATGCAGAGATTTTCATTGAGTATGGTCTTGAGGAAAATGCAGAGTTACTTGTTGCTTCCTGCCTACAGGTTTTTCTAAGGGAGCTACCAAAATCTTTACAGAATCCCCAAGTTTCAAATTTATTATGTAAGTTAAAAGGTGGGAAAAGACTGGCCATGGTTGGACATTCTTCTTTTGCTTTATATTCCTTTTTAAGCCAAGTAGCAATGGAGAATGATATGGCGTCAGATGCTTCTGTTAAGCTCCTAGAGAGGTTAAGAGAGTGTGCTTCTTCACGTAGACAAAGGGCTCTTGCGTTGCATCAGTTGGGTTGTGTGATGCTAGAACGAAAACAGTATGTGGATGCACAGAATTGGTTTGAAGCTGCCGCCGAAGCGGGGCATGTGTACTCATTAGCTGGTGTGGCAAGAGCAAAGTTCAAGCGGGGCCATAGGTATTCTGCTTATAAAGAGGCTAATGGTCTGATTTCTTGCTACAAGCCAGCAGGATGGATGTATCAGGAAAGGTCTTTGTACTGCTGCGGCAAAGAAAAAATGATGGACTTAAACATGGCGACAGAATTGGACCCGACTCTTCCATATCCATACAGATTTAGGGCTGCTGTGTTAATGGATGAAAATAAAGTTCATGCAGCAATTgctgaaataaataggattttagGTTTTAAAGTCTCCCCAGATTGCCTTGAATTGCGGGCTTGGTTTTGTCTTGCTCTTCAGGATTATGATGGTGCACTTCGAGATATAAGAGCTTTGCTGACCTTGGATCCAAATTATCTGATGTATTCGGGACGCGTGCCAGCAGATCAGTTGCTTCGTCTCCTGTGTCAGCATGTGGAACAATGGACTAAGGCGGACTGCTGGATGCAGCTTTATGATCGGTGGTCCTGTGTTGATGATATTGGATCATTGGCTGTGGTGCATCAAATGTTGGAGAATGAACCTGAGAAGGGTTTGCTCCGATTCCGGCAATCTCTACTTCTTCTTCG GTTAAATTGCCCAAAGGCTGCAATGCGGAGTCTACGGTTGGCACGTAAGCATGCAAGTAGCGAGCATGAGAAACTAGTATATGAAGGTTGGATTTTATATGACACTGGCCATCGTGAAGAGGCATTGCAGAAAGCAGAAGAGTCTATTACTATCCAGAGGTCCTTTGAAGCCTTCTTTCTAAAAGCTTATGCTCTAGCAGACACAAGTCTAGATCCTGCCTCTGCGGCCAATGTTGTAGTGCTTCTTGAAGAGGCCCTGAAATGTCCTTCAGATGGGCTTCGTAAAGGACAA GCCCTGAACAACCTTGGAAGTGTTTATGTGGATTGTGATAAGTTGGATCTTGCTGCAGCCTGTTACATAAGTGCTCTCAATATTCGCCATACAAGGGCTCATCAGGGATTGGCACGGGTGTATCATCTAAAGAATGACAGGAAAActgcatatgaagagatgacaAAGTTGATAGAAAAGGCCCGAAACAATGCATCTGCATTTGAAAAGCGTTCAGAGTATTGTGAACGGGATATGGCGAAGGCTGATCTAAGTATGGCAACACAATTGGATCCACTTAGAACATATCCATACAGATACCGGGCTGCAG